Proteins encoded in a region of the Flavobacteriaceae bacterium HL-DH10 genome:
- a CDS encoding DUF559 domain-containing protein — MSVNLQTPIDYLKGVGPNRADLLRKELGIHTYQDLLNLFPNRYIDRTRYYKINQLQRNNADVQIIGKITAFKEVAQKRGKRLVATFQDDTGTMELVWFRGQKWIKENLKINTPYVAFGKTNWFSGKFNMPHPDLELLADHEKNLRVGMQPIYPSTEKLSNKGISNRVMSKIMQQLFIESQGKFVETLSDNLLSELKLISKKEALLNIHFPKNLELLSRAQFRLKFEELFYIQLQLILKNLIHKSKIKGFPFEKVDSYFNTFFSTYLPFELTNAQKRVLKEIRADLGSNAQMNRLLQGDVGSGKTIVAFMSMLIALDNGFQACLMAPTEILSVQHYNGLLELSKNLNIRIEILTGSTKTSKRKKIHEALENGELQILIGTHALLEDKVKFKNLGLAIIDEQHRFGVAQRSKLWKKGPPQSSHWEEAKSIRKKYMTARPSTYKLLKELQVENKKNSTQSESILWECLKNKKLGFKFRRQHIIDEFIADFVNLEKNVIIEIDGGYHNTIEQKEADALRTQILNEIGFKVIRFTNEQVIGDIDNVLRYITNYLESLPSGEISGAHIPPHVLVMTATPIPRTLAMSVYGDLDISIIDELPPGRKSIKTVHRYDNNRLNVFKFIRDEISKGRQIYIVYPLIQESSAMDYKDLMDGYESISRDFPMPEYQISIVHGKMKPADKEFEMQRFIKGETQIMVATTVIEVGVNVPNASVMIIESAERFGLSQLHQLRGRVGRGAEQSYCILMTSHKLSSDSKTRLETMVRTNDGFEIAEVDLRLRGPGDIMGTQQSGVLNLKIADIIKDNDILQSARHYAKKTLHNDPSLTSKENEAILNTYISLGKYKNIWNYIS; from the coding sequence AGTTAGGCATTCACACCTATCAAGATTTATTAAATTTATTTCCAAACAGATATATAGACCGTACACGTTATTACAAAATCAATCAGTTACAACGTAACAATGCCGATGTACAAATTATAGGCAAAATAACAGCGTTTAAAGAAGTTGCTCAAAAACGAGGCAAACGTTTAGTAGCAACCTTTCAAGATGACACAGGCACCATGGAACTGGTTTGGTTTCGCGGACAAAAATGGATTAAGGAAAACTTAAAAATTAATACGCCATACGTTGCCTTTGGAAAAACCAATTGGTTTAGCGGAAAATTTAACATGCCACATCCAGATTTAGAACTTTTAGCAGATCATGAAAAAAATCTGAGAGTTGGTATGCAACCCATTTACCCTTCTACGGAAAAATTATCAAACAAAGGAATCAGCAATCGGGTAATGAGTAAAATCATGCAACAATTGTTTATTGAAAGCCAAGGTAAATTTGTTGAAACATTATCTGATAATTTACTTTCAGAATTAAAATTAATTAGCAAAAAAGAAGCACTTCTAAATATTCATTTTCCGAAGAATTTAGAGCTGCTTTCTCGGGCTCAATTCAGGTTAAAATTTGAAGAATTATTTTATATTCAATTGCAATTAATTTTAAAAAATCTGATTCATAAATCAAAAATTAAAGGCTTTCCTTTTGAAAAAGTAGACAGCTATTTTAACACCTTTTTTTCAACCTATTTACCCTTCGAATTAACCAATGCCCAGAAGCGTGTTTTAAAAGAAATTCGAGCCGATTTAGGAAGCAATGCGCAAATGAATCGGCTTTTACAAGGTGATGTTGGCTCTGGAAAGACCATAGTTGCGTTCATGTCAATGCTCATAGCACTTGACAACGGTTTTCAAGCCTGTTTAATGGCGCCGACTGAAATTTTGTCAGTCCAGCACTATAACGGGTTACTTGAATTGTCTAAAAACCTAAATATCAGAATAGAAATACTCACAGGTTCAACAAAAACTTCAAAAAGAAAAAAAATTCACGAAGCCTTAGAAAATGGCGAATTACAAATACTAATTGGCACTCATGCTCTTCTTGAAGACAAAGTGAAATTTAAAAATTTAGGGCTTGCAATTATAGATGAACAACACCGATTTGGAGTCGCACAAAGAAGTAAATTATGGAAGAAAGGCCCTCCTCAATCCTCCCATTGGGAGGAAGCAAAATCTATTCGCAAAAAATATATGACTGCGCGTCCATCAACCTATAAATTATTAAAAGAACTTCAGGTTGAAAACAAAAAAAACAGCACACAATCTGAATCTATTTTATGGGAATGTCTAAAGAATAAAAAGCTAGGTTTTAAATTTAGAAGACAACATATTATTGATGAATTTATAGCTGACTTTGTTAATCTAGAAAAGAATGTAATAATTGAAATTGACGGTGGTTATCATAACACTATAGAACAAAAAGAGGCAGATGCTTTACGAACGCAAATACTAAACGAAATTGGTTTTAAAGTTATACGCTTTACTAACGAACAAGTCATTGGTGATATTGATAATGTTTTACGCTATATTACGAACTACTTGGAAAGTCTTCCCTCTGGGGAGATTAGTGGGGCTCACATTCCACCTCATGTTTTAGTTATGACTGCAACACCAATTCCGAGAACCTTAGCCATGTCTGTTTATGGTGATTTAGACATCTCGATAATTGATGAATTACCACCAGGAAGAAAGTCCATAAAAACGGTTCACAGATACGATAATAATCGCCTAAATGTTTTTAAATTTATTCGTGATGAAATTTCAAAAGGACGGCAAATTTATATTGTTTATCCGTTAATTCAAGAAAGCTCTGCCATGGATTATAAAGATTTAATGGATGGTTATGAAAGTATCTCCAGAGACTTCCCTATGCCCGAATATCAAATTTCTATTGTGCACGGAAAAATGAAACCTGCAGATAAAGAGTTTGAAATGCAACGCTTTATCAAAGGGGAAACTCAAATTATGGTAGCCACTACGGTTATTGAAGTTGGCGTCAATGTGCCAAATGCTTCGGTGATGATTATTGAAAGTGCCGAACGCTTTGGATTATCGCAACTACATCAATTACGTGGACGCGTAGGTCGTGGTGCCGAACAAAGCTATTGCATTTTAATGACTAGCCACAAACTAAGTAGCGACAGTAAAACACGATTAGAAACTATGGTTAGAACCAATGATGGTTTTGAAATTGCCGAAGTTGATTTACGTTTACGAGGTCCTGGAGATATCATGGGAACGCAACAAAGTGGGGTTTTAAATTTAAAAATAGCCGATATTATTAAAGATAACGACATTTTACAAAGTGCTAGACATTATGCAAAAAAAACACTCCATAACGACCCTAGCTTGACTTCAAAAGAAAATGAAGCTATACTTAACACATACATATCATTAGGAAAGTATAAAAATATCTGGAATTATATTAGTTAA
- a CDS encoding DCC1-like thiol-disulfide oxidoreductase family protein has translation MNFVLPKDKKLILFDGVCNLCNSSVQYVIKHDKKNLFMFTALQSEVGQEIIKVHNINTNKIDSILLYTPEKGINYKSTAALKIASHLGFPNNLMGVFFIIPTFIRNWVYDYIAKNRYKWYGKKEACMIPTPELKSKFLE, from the coding sequence ATGAATTTCGTGTTACCCAAAGACAAAAAACTAATTCTATTTGATGGTGTTTGTAACCTCTGTAACAGCAGTGTACAGTATGTTATTAAACATGACAAAAAAAACCTGTTTATGTTTACCGCTTTACAGAGCGAAGTTGGACAAGAAATTATTAAAGTACACAACATAAACACTAACAAAATAGATTCAATTTTATTATATACTCCAGAAAAAGGTATTAATTATAAATCTACAGCGGCTTTAAAAATAGCTTCCCATTTAGGTTTCCCAAACAATTTAATGGGCGTGTTTTTCATCATTCCTACTTTTATTAGAAATTGGGTTTACGATTATATTGCAAAAAATCGTTATAAATGGTATGGCAAAAAAGAGGCTTGTATGATTCCTACACCTGAATTGAAGAGTAAGTTTTTGGAGTAA
- a CDS encoding tRNA-(ms[2]io[6]A)-hydroxylase — protein sequence MLGLKLATDPRWVNIVESNIEEILTDHAWCEQKAATNAITIITLNSEHTDLVTDLLALAKEELEHFQMVHDIIKARGYKLGRERKDSYVNELYKFMNKGGNRVQCMVDRLLFSAMIEARSCERFKLLSKEINDPELSKFYHDLMISEAGHYTTFIGFARKYGKEVDVDRRWQELIDFEAEVIQNYGKSETIHG from the coding sequence ATGCTTGGATTAAAATTAGCAACCGACCCGCGTTGGGTAAATATTGTAGAATCGAATATTGAAGAAATTTTGACCGATCACGCATGGTGTGAACAAAAAGCAGCAACCAACGCCATTACTATTATTACACTAAACTCTGAGCATACTGATTTAGTGACCGATTTGCTAGCACTTGCCAAAGAAGAACTAGAACATTTTCAAATGGTACATGATATTATTAAAGCACGGGGCTACAAGCTAGGTAGAGAGCGCAAAGACAGTTATGTAAATGAGCTTTACAAATTCATGAACAAAGGCGGAAACAGAGTGCAATGTATGGTTGACAGGCTGTTATTTTCTGCTATGATTGAAGCTAGAAGTTGCGAACGTTTCAAACTTTTATCTAAAGAAATAAACGACCCTGAACTTTCTAAATTCTATCATGATTTGATGATAAGCGAAGCAGGGCATTACACAACTTTTATAGGTTTTGCTAGAAAATATGGAAAAGAAGTTGATGTAGACAGACGCTGGCAAGAACTTATTGATTTTGAAGCTGAAGTGATTCAAAATTACGGAAAATCTGAAACCATTCATGGATAA
- a CDS encoding DNA mismatch repair protein MutS codes for MIHIHEKTLQDLEFPTVLQQVSDHCVTPLGNEKALKISPYNTKEELLFALKLTNEYLSSFYNDNRIPNHGFDTIAKELKLLRIENTYLEVHSLKKIVSISLTANEVVSYLKKFKEYYPALNDRAFHIEVTKIIIEKIDSIVDRFGDIKDNASNLLFDIRQSINQVKGKINASFSSALNQYHSLEYLDDIRESVVENKRVLAVKAMYRRKVKGSIMGSSKTGSIVYIEPETTLQHSRELNNLEFEETEEINRILKEVTNFIRPFLPLLEKYQDFLIDIDVISAKAKYARSMNAILPEVSENRNFLLRDAYHPLLYLNNLEKKETTFPQTIELKEDSRIIVISGPNAGGKSITLKTVGLLQTMLQSGMLIPVHERSKVCLFDRILSDIGDNQSIENHLSTYSYRLKQMNYFLKKCNKNTLFLIDEFGTGSDPELGGALAETFLEEFYHREAYGIITTHYSNLKILANELPNMLNANMLFDERTLEPLFKLVIGQAGSSFTFEVAQKNGIPYSLINRAKKKIERSKVRFDATIAKLQKERSKLEKTGQSLRQNEKKKGEEADKLEEINTRIQKKLESYQELYDSNQRLIYLGQKVNDIAEKYFENKQKRELMGELFKLVQIENSKRKKVSTKAKKAIKAKETQVKQEVEKKVEVIRVKKKEAKKKAIEQPKPKAIIRIGDRVRMEDGRAIGTIDKIEKNKAVVNYGMFTTNVSIDQLELVEAMKK; via the coding sequence ATGATACACATTCACGAAAAAACATTACAAGATTTAGAATTTCCAACTGTTTTACAACAAGTAAGTGACCATTGTGTAACACCTCTTGGAAATGAAAAGGCTTTAAAAATTTCACCTTACAACACTAAGGAAGAGTTGCTTTTTGCTTTAAAACTCACTAACGAATATTTATCATCTTTTTACAACGATAACAGAATTCCTAATCACGGTTTTGACACAATTGCTAAAGAATTAAAATTATTACGCATTGAAAACACCTATTTAGAAGTTCATAGCTTAAAAAAAATAGTCTCTATTTCTTTAACAGCAAACGAGGTCGTTAGTTATTTAAAAAAGTTTAAAGAATACTACCCTGCACTTAACGACCGTGCATTTCATATAGAAGTCACTAAAATAATTATTGAAAAGATTGACAGTATAGTCGATCGTTTTGGAGATATTAAAGACAATGCCTCAAACCTACTTTTCGATATACGTCAGTCTATAAACCAAGTAAAAGGTAAAATTAACGCCAGTTTTTCAAGCGCATTAAACCAATACCACAGTTTAGAATATTTAGATGATATTCGCGAATCTGTAGTAGAAAACAAACGTGTACTCGCTGTTAAAGCTATGTACCGACGTAAGGTAAAAGGCTCTATTATGGGTAGTAGCAAAACAGGGAGCATTGTTTATATAGAACCAGAAACTACACTTCAACACTCTAGAGAGCTTAATAATTTAGAATTTGAGGAAACCGAAGAAATTAACCGAATTTTAAAAGAAGTCACTAATTTTATTCGTCCGTTTTTACCATTACTAGAAAAATATCAAGACTTTTTAATAGATATTGATGTGATTTCCGCGAAAGCGAAATATGCCCGTTCTATGAACGCCATACTTCCTGAAGTATCAGAAAATAGAAACTTCTTATTACGCGATGCCTACCATCCTTTACTGTATTTAAACAATTTAGAAAAGAAAGAAACCACCTTTCCACAAACTATAGAATTAAAAGAAGATAGTCGAATTATAGTTATTTCCGGACCTAATGCTGGCGGAAAGAGTATTACCCTAAAAACCGTTGGGTTATTACAAACTATGCTTCAAAGTGGGATGCTTATTCCGGTGCATGAACGCAGCAAAGTTTGTTTGTTTGATAGAATTTTAAGTGATATTGGAGATAATCAATCTATAGAAAATCATTTAAGCACTTACAGCTACCGCTTAAAACAGATGAATTATTTTTTAAAGAAATGTAATAAAAACACACTTTTTTTAATTGATGAATTCGGAACAGGAAGTGACCCTGAACTTGGCGGTGCTTTGGCAGAAACGTTTTTAGAGGAATTTTACCATCGTGAAGCTTACGGTATTATTACCACACACTACTCCAATTTAAAAATATTAGCCAATGAGCTACCAAATATGCTTAATGCTAATATGCTGTTTGACGAACGTACTTTAGAACCGTTATTCAAACTTGTTATTGGTCAAGCCGGAAGTAGCTTTACTTTTGAAGTCGCACAAAAAAATGGCATCCCATACAGTTTAATAAACCGAGCAAAGAAGAAAATTGAACGCAGTAAAGTGCGTTTTGATGCTACCATTGCTAAACTTCAAAAAGAACGCTCTAAACTTGAAAAAACAGGACAATCTTTAAGGCAAAACGAAAAGAAAAAAGGAGAAGAAGCCGATAAGCTTGAAGAAATCAATACTAGAATTCAAAAGAAACTTGAAAGCTATCAAGAATTATATGACAGTAATCAACGCTTAATTTACTTAGGACAAAAAGTAAATGATATAGCCGAAAAATACTTCGAAAACAAACAGAAACGTGAGTTAATGGGTGAATTATTTAAATTGGTTCAAATTGAAAACTCAAAACGCAAAAAAGTTTCCACGAAAGCGAAAAAAGCAATTAAAGCTAAAGAAACTCAAGTTAAACAGGAGGTTGAAAAGAAAGTTGAAGTCATTAGAGTAAAGAAAAAAGAGGCCAAGAAAAAAGCTATTGAACAACCTAAACCCAAAGCTATAATTAGAATTGGAGACCGTGTTAGAATGGAAGACGGCAGAGCTATTGGTACTATTGATAAAATTGAAAAAAACAAAGCTGTTGTTAATTATGGCATGTTTACGACTAATGTAAGTATTGACCAACTAGAGTTAGTTGAGGCTATGAAGAAGTAA